The Entelurus aequoreus isolate RoL-2023_Sb linkage group LG11, RoL_Eaeq_v1.1, whole genome shotgun sequence genome includes the window TCgtccttaagcacattacaaaaaacaaaaaatacagaatgtctcatttgcacccctggtggggaaatctatcaaaatgagggtggtcccaaaaaggaggggtttttcaaattgactgtgtgtcggttttaaaagtgctccccctctggtcaacatatgaaataacaagtatgtgtcaaaatttgaagtgctccccctctggccaacatatgtaataacaagtgtgtgtaagaaattgaaatgcgccccctttggccaaaattaatttaaataaataaataaatatgtatatagagacatactgtaataacttgaagtaaataaaaatacaaaaatagaaacatttactaaaagcagtctttttctcactataggtcgacttttttcctataatttctcgtattctttctgtttctgtaatattgcaatattttcttgcaaaatgattacttttttatatgCAATTATTAGtttttgatgcaaaatggtgaaatttgtcatataaaattctgacttttatcacaatattgccaattattttgacatttttggagtaaaattatgacttttgtcataattttgccaagtaaaattccaaatataatattataatattgccaaaatgtttaagttttcttataaaattgtgactattgtcgagtaaaattgtgactcttttcataaaattgccaaaattctaagcttttcttgtaaaattgcgactgttattgagtaaaattccaacttttatcataatattgcacaaatgttcagtttctcttgtaaaattttgacttgcgttgagttttccttatgaaattgtgacctttttcttgtgaaattgtgacctttttcttgtgaaattccaactcatttcacaagcttttttatatttgcacagtatgtaaatattattattaattattactattataatatCATTAATGTTCTAAATACAAATccttatatgtctagaaagggtggtcctaaagagttaattattttttttaaatgaattaagtaacgtttatgacaaccttttttcaaaacacaatgtagaatgtgagataaaacaggataatgcatacattcatcatttgttttcaaaacggttacaaaaaagtgggaccccaaaaatgtactgtgggaccccatttgaatgacttgatggggcccttgggaccccattttgaaaataccTTGCGCCAActctgatggagtattggtgcgtgcaaaacagcagcaggcggctgtggcttgTGAGCcaattctaatactaatcaaatatcatcccgggggccatagataattcatttgcgggccagatctggccctctggctttgactttgacacccctgcactagactgtCTTGAGTTTTATCCtgcttttaaatgtgtattttacctACAGTGTAGCACCTTGTGaactttagttttttattttctgCTATGTAAAGTGGATTGCACTGGATGTCTGCGTGACCACAGGATACAGGGACAGAAGGCGGCGTGCAGGTCAAAGAATTGAGTTATTTACTCAGAGGACAAAAGGCCGGTGCACGTAGCAGTGTAATACATGCACGCTGATAAAAAGGCATTCTGTCACGGTGCAGCATttctaagttaaagttaaaagttaaagtaccaatgattgtcacacacaaacaaggtgtggtgaaatgtgtcctctgcatttgacccatccccttgttcaccccgtgggaggtgagaggagtagtgagcagcagcggtgccgcgcccgggaatcacttttggtgatttaagccccaattccaacccttgatgccgagtgccaagcagggaggtaatgggtcccatttttatagtctttggtatgactcggccggggtttgaactcacaacctaccgatctcagggcggacactctaaccactaggccactgatttcggctgttggcgtgaccccaggatgcagagaccaaAGACGACATGcaggtaaattattattttattgtgtctTTAATAGTAGCAAAGGAGTAAGGCAGAGAAAAAAACACACTTGCATGCAacacaaatcacaaataaataatgACAAGTCCTAAACTGTCATGAGAtcatgacatccatccatccattttctatcacttgtcccttttggggcagcggggggtgctggagcctatctcggctgcattcaggcggaaggcggggtacaccatggacaagtcgccaccttatcacagggccaacacagatagacagacaacattcacacattagggccaatttagtgtctttggaggtgggaggaagccggagtacccggagggaacccacgcagtcacggggagaacatgcaaactccacacagaaagatcccaagcccggggatcgaacccaggaccttcgtattgtgaggcatatgcactaaccccttgtccaccgtgctgcctgccATGTAAAATCAgtaatgctaattagtagcatgtcaatagcaaagcaagtgtatattagcatcaagctagcacattttttggaaaagtTGAGCATTACTTTACTTACGTTTTTTGAGTacttttctttgttggcattggaaaTTGCAAGATTAGACAAAGTTTAGCGGAGTTTGCTTTAAGACTCAGAccccggggatcaaacccaggaccttcgtattgtgaggcatatgcactaacccctgtccaacCGTGCTGCCCGAGATCATGACAATAAGGCCAATAATAAACAAGACGGGGGGCAAAAATAGAGAGCCCTGCTTTAGACGCTCACTGAGCTGAAGTCTTGCAGGATTTGCCACAGATGAATTCATATATTCAGCTGTGATTTAGAAATAACCCTCAGTAGCCTTTATGAACTCTTCCAGcaaaacaagtgtaaaaagaagtgaaccactgGCAAACTCGACAATGAACGCCTCATGCTGACGTCAATTGAGATCTTTATAAGTTTGAATTCTGCCCCCAGGAAGCGTTGCGTTGACGATGTTGCAGGGAGTTTACAGCCCCTCCCCCGCACTGAGGGACAGCTTAGCCACAGCTCCTCCATATTTAATTGTTATGTTGAATTATTCTGGCTCAGCCCCGTGTTGTGCCACCGTGAATTGGGCCATGGAGTtcagcgtgtgtgtgagtgtgtgtgtgtgtgtgtgtgtgtgtgtgtgtgtgtgtgtgtgtgtgtgtgtgtgtgtgtgtgtgtgtgtgtgtgtgtgtgtgtgtgtgtgtgtgtgtgtgtgtgtgtgtgtgtgtgtgtgtgtgtgtggacagggacGAAAGGAAGCGTTGTGCGTTAGGATAGCTCCTGAGTTTGCCACTAACACCGGAGACCTCTGGGAAGGCAGAGCCATAGCAACAGAATGAATTAATGAACAGGACCCAAATGCGACGTTTAACACAACCAACATGCGCCgtcttgaacacacacacacacacacacacacacacacacacacacacacacacacacacacacacacacacacttagtgaCAGCAGGTGGTTTCATATTCAACACACTGCTAACCTGGGGATGCAGTTTGAGCCTAAAGTCGGGTTTATAATGACAAAACACATCAGCCACAAGTGTAAACATCTTTAAAGCTCTCTTTTAAGTGTGGGAAAATTGTGCTTTTATTGTGACAAAATGATTCCAGACTAGATAGGTCATTGAATGTAAATCAGCTTTTACAATCAATAACTAGTAGTTATGAGCTTCAGCTATGTTTGCCAGAAGTCATTGACAATGTTTCCCAAGTCATTGCTTTGAATAGTAGTCTGCAGCGCCCTCTTCAGGAGACAAACGGTAGCACCTTGCACGACTCAAGTTACACTGCAGGTAGGAAGTGCAACATGACTTTTAGAAGCACTCATTTTAATTGTGTGATGGGATGCATTCAATTAGTCTTCATTTTTCTCAGCTATAGGTTAGAAGTGAATGTTTTAAAGGCatgctaaaataaatactaataatgatagtaatTAAAATGTTTTCTGCACTGCATGAAAGTGAAAAGTAATTCACTTTCAGCTTGAAACTAAGCTAAATTATGCTGaatcagtggttttcaaacttttttccccACCAAGTACATCACAAAATACTTGTTTCTCAGTAGCATggcaggcccaagtattcattaaaaaaaaagtcaaggggtttatttaacaagtatatttaatatttgtggccACTATAACATTACCCCCAGGTTGAACACTATTTGATTAGTTggcgcaccactagatggagcctgtgtagAACAATCGCTGGTCTAAATCATCACTACGGAATAAAATCAcacattttatttcttttttttattgtacaaataaaaattacattttgTACAAAtgcttttaacaaaaaaatgttccagGCTGCAAgtatattttttttgtagaagAGAGGAAGAGAGGATGCCTGAAATGAATCTAATTGTCCGAAGGCGCTGCTGTGTCGAGGCTGTGGACGAGAACATCGAAGTGTTGAAAATTTCCCACATAAAAATCCAGTTTTATGTGCTTGGTACTGGTGGGAGGAGACGATGGGGTCGGCGGTTTGGTCCTGGTCCGATGTGTTAAGATGGCGAGGGTCGGCGGTCATTAAGAGCGGGTGTATTTTCCCCAGATGTGAAGCATGAAAACAGAGGCGATGAAGAGCAGGCTCATCACCAACACTGGCACGGGGCCGCTGTGGCGACAAAAAACAGGTTTTGGTTAGTCATTCCTTTACATGTCGTGTAAACGCTGACATTTGTCTGAATCAATGATAGCAACACAGAATGCAAACGTGGAGTCACTAATGTATTTGGAACCATCTAATCACCATTGCTCACAAACGCTTGTCAACCCCTTCATACACACCTGGTATGCCAGAGCATAAGAAGATGTAGCAGAAGGGGTCAGTGTTTCCAACTTAACAACTTTGTGTCTATATTCAGTGACTAATTAAGACCGCagagatacttgtttttttttttttctaaatcagaGAGGCTCTTAGGAGGGTGATATGTcttctacagcagtggttctcaaatgggggtaagcgtacccctgggggtacttgaaggtatgccaaggggtacgtgagattttttaaaaatgtctgtcaaaaagaactgtgaaaagaaatgcaacaatgcaatattcaacgttgacagctagatttttttgtggatatgttccataaatattgatgtaaatatttctttttttgtgaagaaatgtttagaattaagttcatgaatccagatggatctctattacaatccccaaagagggcaccttaagttgatgattacttctatgtgtagaaatctttatttataattcaatcacttgtttattttttaacaagtttttagttatttttatatcttttttgtacaaatagttcaagaaagaccacaacaaattagcaatattttgcactgttatacaatttaataaatcagaaactgatgacatggtgctgtattttacttctttatctctttttttcaaccaaaaatgctttgctctgattagggggtacttgaattaaaaaaaatgttcacagggggtacatcactgaaaaaagttcTACAGGGTTTAACTggttgaatttgttttattttggtggATTCATTAAATTGTGACTGTCAGAGACAGTATGGCTTTCTAACAGAGTGACAGGAAAGCACGTATCGCTCTTTTCCACAAGCAGCGGGGGGCTGCCGTGGGCCCCTCCCCCGTCTAAAGTCACTTACAGGCGGTTTTGTTATGTTTgtggacaacaacaaaaaacagcaaGCAaagaggggtgtgaatctttgggtacatAACAATTAGATTTGTTTCCAACTCCTCGGGTGACGATTTCATTCTGAATCGCTTCAACACCACTCTCGATTTAAACCGATTTTCACAATGTATTCttgggtataataattataattaaacacTAATTCGtataaaaatcaaaataaatagatttttgaaaattaggaaCCGATTTAAAACCGATGAGAAACATATGTTGTGTTAGGGATGGGTACGAATTTGATACCTACCTGATACTGATTGATGCACGTAAAATCAAAAGGTAACATACttcaatacctttgttgcatgtgatgtCGCATTTAGTTTCAGACTAAACATCGGCTCAAGCTCTTGGCGGGTAAACACGCACTCACAGCGGACTCAGCCTCGGCCTATTACCttgaggtagggctgggcgatatatcgagtttgtaagatatatcgatatatttttaaacacgtAACGAAtcaagaaaatattgtaatatcgatataatttttttcacgttaaaatgaccaaacgccgcttatttgttgtgttccttgttctcccccgcaatACTCCATGGGCTATTAAACCCCTCTCCTTCCCCCTTCCAAGCGGTGCTTGTCGTCTCCCCCCCACTgcactgacccacaacaacaacacacaagcaaATATGGAGCCTGACTGTGCCACCGGCAGTGACACCAGCAGCtacatagcttaactacatttcccagtagattGGCAGTAGCTTCGCCACtttttaaagtaccaacgatGGTCCattacacacactaggtgtggtgaaatttgtcctctgtatttgacccaacCCCatgagcagtgagtagcagcgtGCACCGCGCTCGGGAAAGTAGCGATttccgtagcttagctattttcagACACATGTAGCggttagctaagctacatgctacaaaagaagtgagagggagaagagaaagaACTGGACTAGTGCAACTCtacgggcaggggacaaaatatacgggaaaGATCAATGAttagttggtttacgtataagaacatccatgatgggtcggttgtttactatgatgagtcaagGTTGGTTAAGAGTAGAGCAGAACATTAGGGACGGGCcattcagaggcaagatagggtgggtgatggaaccaggaagggaaataacAGATCCCAAATGACGACAAGATGTCGGAGAAGAGAAAAGAGATTTATCAAGCGAAATGTACGACGAAGTGAGGaggatcatagccgcacaattaagtaaaGTCACTTACTTTGCGTGGACCACTTCTAGTAGGACGCAAGAAACGGACATGtgtgtccattacatcgtcgattgggaattaaaaagtgcctgcctgcaaatgtattttttatcagagtttgatacatgttgtattatttgcacagctatgttatttattttatgtagaaataatttttttgtattttatttatgttatgtaattctgtgctacttaaacagtttcatTTCTGTGTTgtaaatacccatcttgactaactgggttaataaaagtgccactgactgtttacagtacagttgtcattcacttcaatttcagtgaatctcgctcaaaaatgaatatctttatatgtatattttcaccGATAAATATATCGAGatgtatatcgaatatcgagtttaagcaaAAATATATCTAAATacttttcgtccatatcgcccagcccctaCCTTGAGGTAGTATTACCATTGTCATGCCAACAAACGAAGCAAGcttgtaaggctccactttttaaaaagtttttgctTCAGTTCAGTTATTGTGTAGTATTGACCGTTTTGaataaacaattgtatgtaagaAAACAATGAACTTTTTAAAATATTGTGCTGTAattttaaactgtcaatagtaggggtgtcaaaaaataataaattttcgAATGAATTGTGATTAATGATTcttaatctattaaaaaaaaaatctaaaatatatatattttttttttgcgaaGATCtgtcaccccacatactgccattcttaaagggcaACACAGTTTATGGCCATAACAAAGCCAGAGATTAAATGCTAGCGGCATTGAGTGCTACTGTATTAAATTGCATTGAAACCAACTtgccaaattctaagtttgttggcattatttgccatgaaagtatagatgtggcggtttttaaacgactgatgatctacatacaggtgagaataatcaattcaatttgtcatatgcatgtaCGCCCTGGCACACcgttatcataatttcatgaccgaagcaaaaaactttttacatttttatactgaaataaatacatcgacagcttattaaataaaaatataggaaaaaaataccggcagcagtaaagtttagatccatgatgtaaagaagaaagtgaatgaatgtttataactgaatacataagcataaaaatttgttttcttttgtattattttttttatgaattatgtaacatttatgacaacctttttccaaaacacaatagagatagaacaggataatgcatacatttatcatgtgtttttaaaacggttacaaaaaagtgagaccccaaacatttactgtgggaccacatttgtatgacttgatggggtccctgggaagccccgttttgaaaattcctaacACCAACACTGTATACATTACAGGCCAAGagtttggacgcaccttctcattcaatgggttttctttattttcatgactttacATTGTagcttgtcactgaaggcatcaaaactatgaatgaacacatgcggagttagacttagacaaactttaatgatccacaagggaacttgttccacacagtagctcagttacaaaggatggaaagtgtaaggatggaaaggacaatgcaggtataaaatacacaaaaaatgtaccgtagtagcaatataacatacagtatgtaatatttacataatatatgttatgtacttaacaaaaaaaggtgaaataactgaaaacatgttttatattctagttccttcaaaatagccaccctttgctccgattactgttttgcacactcttggcattctctcgatgagcttcaacctGAGAtgggtttcacttcacaggtatcagttttgatgccttcagtgacaatctacaatgtaaatagtcatgaaaataaagaaaacgcattgaaatgaggtgtgtccaaacttttggcctgtactgtatatctatatatccagggtttcccgcagcgctttgttgttaaggcggccgccttaacaaaggCCACTGCCTAAACTAACGTCTTAACAAGATCTCCAGCCACACGTGAGCATTTAAAAAACTCTCTGTCCCCAAGCAAACGCATACATTGAGTGTATGCGCCCCCAAAATActgggggcgctgtagcctaggACTTAAGACCATTCCAGAAACATCCAAAACGTTATTTGCGGAGGCGGCATATAGCAAAAATGGCGGTTCACGGCAAGAAAGAATTATATATGTGGACTGACAGAGAAGTACAGCTACTTTTAAGCATCGTTTTGGAGTTTAAAGTTAACAAAACTCAACAAAGTGTTGACTGGGAAACTTGCCAGTCCAAGTATGGTGACATTCTTACCCTATTTTTGGAGCGGTACAGACTTGGAGGGACATCTGAGGAATTTCCTCATCGGAAAGAGGACATCACAAAAACAACTATCGGCACTAAACTGAAAGCGATTTGTGGAAAGTACAGACAAGCAGTCAACGCAGGTCGAAGAAGTGGTTACGGTAGAGATGTTTTGCTGTACTTCGAACTATGCGAGCAGATCTGGGGCGGTTCTCCATCAACTACATCCATTCAatttggaatagaaacatcagatattgacacaagctctcacaggagtacggattcttcattcaccCTTGACAGCCTGGTCACAGACAAAGATATGCCAAATGATGTGCAAGAACAGCAAGATTCCAATGGGAGCAATCCACAATCTTCTATGGTGAAAGAGAGAAGAGGTCTACTTCAGGTATGTGGGCGCTAACTTCATCGCTAGGAAGTATTATTGTTAAAAGGCAGATAGATGTTGTACATCTGgggcattaaaacatttttatattaactgcactgcaattacaaatgctatcagatgaccactttcaacaatgtggaatcatattttacccatttgttttaatattatcattgtttgaaaacagtgtgacaaaaatacttgctttggaatcagaagtcaagatggcaagcatatattaaagttcagctgctgctcactgctcccctcacctcccagggggtgatcaagggtgatgggtcaaatgcagagaataattttgccacacctcgtgacaatcattggtactttaactttaacttttagatgtatttaaatagggttgtactaaaaatgctttgagtagtttcttgtaataaataatattgagttaagtaaaacggcagctgcattaaaaaaaatttttttgtcaaaattaaaatacctcgatgaagtgctttattgacacacattgtttcccgatgatgttgagggccatttgacatgttgtaaataacatgtcactatcttacacctgtgctaaagtgggtttatcccaaataatgtattcatgattaTTGAATGTAATTTGGTAAAAATTAGTTTAGTAATttagtaaaaattaaaaacacagatatctatacacatatacggggacggcgtggcgctgttgggagagtggccgtgccagcaacctgagggttcctggttcgatccccaccttctaccaacctcgtcacgtccgttgtgtccttgagcaagacacttcacccttgctcctgaagggttgtggttagggccttgcacggcagctcccgccatcagtgtgtgaatgtgtgtgtgaatgggtgaatgcggaaatagtgtcaaagcgctttgagtaccttgaaggtagaaaagcgctatgcaagtataaccaATTTACCATATATGCACTGCGCATGTGTGTGCGTACCTAATAATGCATAATACAATATgttgattgttacgatcatgcctTGATGAAGATGTTAATGTAACCTATGATATATGTCTACCTAAATATTGCTTTTGATGTCCTGtacattaaaaaaactttttccaTTTTGTAATTTtcatactgcttgtccctctcgggatcaCAGGGGGCTGGAGcttgcctatcccagctgcattcaggcggaaggaaGTCGCCACTTCATTTAGCAAACTTTTTTTCAATTGATTTTACTTGTCAATCACGATCTATATTGATACCACTTTATCGCTCAGCCCTATTTGGGTCTAGGCCACAGGAAATTATTTATACACTTGTGCCCTCTTATTGCTACAACTGTATGTAACATTGCATTCCATCTAGTGTGACTTAAAAAAATACTTGTCAGATGGCGCCAATTTTTTTCAACACAACAGGGAGAAAAAGTTTGCATTCGGGTTGCTGGTGTTGCAGAATCCTCCTGACACGGTCCCCCATCAGtccatttttgaaaaacaaaCCAATATTTGTCAATGTAATACGATTATAAGAGATAATGGTATGATCCTTTCCAATATATTATCCTTATGATGAGCCTACTTTACCACTCAGCAGCCTTGATTAAACCAAGTTACACCTCAGCCATCAAAGTACAAAGAagtaacacattttaaaatgtctCATTAACTTTCAAGTCCAAGTACTTTGTAGAGAGGCTCCTTTTATTGATGAGCGACTGACACGAGGAGGGGCTCTCTTCTCTGAAGGAGGGACGGAGTGGGGGAGGAGTGGTGCAGCTCAGCTCTACGCAACAGCATCACCATGCCAACCGTCTCCTCCCTACCATCCCTGTCAGAAGGCTGTAATTGAGTTGACCTTTCAGAGTGGATCCTTTAATGAAGCTTTGCGAGCGCCGTCTAAACGCGGGAACAAACGTGCACTCAATATATGGCGGCGTGCGAGGAGTGTGCCCTCCTTCGACGCCAGGAGACACACACTCGATAAGCAGCACAGCGCCATCGATCAACCACGTCCGCCTGCGACTAAGGGGCAGGATGCTTTCTTTAATAACGGGAAGGCTGCTTGACGCAGGACTGAAAGTTATAGGAGTTTGTGTTGGTTTAATATGACATTAAATTGAAAAATACTTACACTTTGAGTCCCGGCGAATCCTCGGTGTAGAAGCGCCACATTCCCCCGGTACCGGCTGACCCAGTGGTCCTGCCAGCACTACGGGTACCGCTGCTGGTTACTTTCCTGTGCAACAGCAAAGTATATGTAGAATAAACCGTGTGTTAAATGTGTTCAAAAATACTTAAAATGTGCCTTTGAAGAACTAAACAGAAAACATTGTACTTTGGGAAAAACAGAAAAgttacaatgcaaaaaaatcaattaatcaattaatacaTCCAGAAATTGTTTTTGAATTCAACAATAAAGAATATCATACTGCTCCTAAAAATGCAGGCAATTTTGAAAAACAAAATACTTTGTTACAATGTCTTATTGTAAAGATAATTTGTCACCTGGAAAAAGGATGGATTTTTACTCCCACACCAATATTATGTTGTGTACTTATTAACCTTTGAGTCGGCTTTGACCAGAAAATTAaaatttgttgcatttttttttttagatctttgacAAATCAGTTAAATTTAAAAGGTTAAGATAATAATTTATACACGAAGAgcttgatttactaaaggtttgcgtgtactaaaaacaTGGGCAAACCTCAAAGCACATGCAAAGCTCATCTACTAAATGTGTGCAGAGTGGATTgtatctgttaagtgagcagaaaggcgtgcaatccattttgagttggtcttcattaatatgcaaaatatatgctgatcatcaaaacggccacaatactgggagaagaaaatgcaaatataattatttagcacgcgcaatgtgattcatcaacaTCCATCACCGTTTTGCGAGTACTATTTACGTTTTATTTAGCATATGTCAGAAGGACATGCAAACTGACAGTatcacacacggctgcaggataaGTGCTCGCGCcgcaaagacagacgatggacgGACGGGAATCCTCCGTCttttgtgtgtgtcaacattttggacagcCAGAAATAAAAACAgccagaaataaaaaaatagacctatcgTTTGTACAGCAATTTCATTtcataattgtatagctgctggatgacctaCGGGGCTGATTAAAGTGAATTCAATTGAtgctgaaattttttttaatgggttgttctttttttttttattaattaagaaCTATATTACTAAATCTCCTACATGAAGGCGTCCTACATTGGATATTGTCTAACTTTGTCATTCCAGACGCACGGGTGCGCTGGTGATGCGATCCACAGCCTCGCGCACAGAAttaagtgtcagtgtgcatacgtttctgttgtctagattgcgattcagaaaaggtgttacgGTTTATAGATGTGTGCCACCAGTTCAACACATTGCACACAAGTAGAAGAATAACACGAATGTACAGAAAATTATCGTCTTTGTGGTAAAAGCCCTGCATGCATGCAAAATCCTAATTTAAACAAGGCgaactgcaccacttttcaagTGCACACGCAGttttagtaaatcacacgcaacacgcccactcataGAATATgctattttattgtttgcacacagtttagcgcatggtatttggatcttagtaaatcaggcccttagtccCTTTCTAAATTTTCCTCCCCATTAACTTATATTGTAAACATATTTTTCTATGTAACAAACCTGACACGTGATAATTCTTTCACCACAAATAAGGAACGGATCTAAGCATCTCCCTTTGAAATACAAGGAAAATGTATCTTGAGTGTAATTACACGTCTCAACCACTAGTTAATGTGTGAGACAGATATAAATCATTCATACACAGTGCATTTGCATATTCACATGACTTAAATGCAATTTAACAATGATCGTGGTGGGCTGTTATTGCTACAAAGGTGTGTACACGTGGTTATTAGGACA containing:
- the sec61b gene encoding protein transport protein Sec61 subunit beta isoform X2 codes for the protein MPGPAASATNVGVSSRSPTKTVAPRAAGSTVRQRKVTSSGTRSAGRTTGSAGTGGMWRFYTEDSPGLKVGPVPVLVMSLLFIASVFMLHIWGKYTRS